DNA sequence from the Salvia splendens isolate huo1 chromosome 19, SspV2, whole genome shotgun sequence genome:
ggtgcattcacCTCAATTAGAGTTCATCAATTGtaattaaactaattaattCCAAACTAAGATTTATAGATCTCtaataagaattaattaaattattgagcATTCAAATTTCAGATCAGAATTTTGCATAATCCAAATTGATCCGAAATATCCCAATATATCCAAAAATAAACTGTTTTTTTATAACTAGATACTACTATatatgaattaaaagaaaaatctaaaatatccaaaaaataatctaaaaagCATAAATGAAAAGGGAaggaatttaaataaaacaatcaaataatatttaaacatttttttatataaatataataaaaaaatccgatttttgaaggaaaaagatataattaattttgatttggTTCAGTTTGATTACGCATATCTAGCTCATTCTCCTTGTTGATATTTCTTAGATCCACTTGAATTTgtagatatttatcaaatgtaATGGTTAAATGATCCCACACATGGTCCAAGATGTTAATCGATCTAGTTCAATTGCTAATTATGTAGCCTACTTGTTAGATTGCATATACTTGGTCACTCATATACTTTCTTCTTTGAGATATTTGTCATATCCACTTTAATTGTTGATATTCATCAAATTAAAGGGTTAATAAGGGATCCCACAAATCGTCCAATCTTGttcaaattgaataaatatTGTAGCCTACTTGTTAGATGAGTGTCATGAacaactaattaaataattggTTTCTTTGTAACTTTCATGGAACACTTGAGGAGCATGGGTCCCCACATATTaatatacacatacatatttGATATTTCCAATTCTACGCCTAACAAAAATATCTATAATCTCTTTATTAAACgactaatatttaatttaaattttctttattagATATATAGACCAGATATATGCAACTAAAAATAATGGGTTACCCTTCACATCATCCTTAATAGGGTGAGGGTCATACTAATAAGCAACAAATATGTTCCCACGTTCTTGCAGGCCCCATATTATGtacaaactttaaaaatatcctatagaattttcattttttcattacTAAGAATTACTATTATTACGACAGTATTCATAAAATTACTTCTATTGACTGCATACTTAAGCTCAAAGATGGAGAAACGAATTCAGAGCTTTCGAAGGGTTTGAGTTGCGATTCCGAACATCCAACAATAAACTTCATACGGGAGGACAACTCGGACATATGCATAACGCAAATTGTGTGAATCATGTCAAAACTCGTGGGAATCACACTATTTCTGTAATTAATTTTCCAATAATATTCGTGCTATCAACAtattaaaaatgacaaaatggaaCATTTATTGATGAAAGTATAACTTAACATTGAATCTACATCATCACAAAAGTTCGTTAATCATACATTCATACTACCCTTTATACTAGCATAGGTCCATCTCTTATCCTTCAAAACTTGCTCTTGTCGATGAAATAGTGACACGCTTACGCATGCAAATCCATAAGTAGGCCAATTAATCATATACCAAAAATCAACTTTAATTGTCATTCATGTAACTAGAATCCATTAACTAAACAATTCACACACTTACAACAATTGTACTATACTATAGTATACTATTCCAACTTCACTCAATAATAGGCATGCACTAGACAACAATTCGAGCATGAAGACTCTTAACAGGCCGGGGTTCGTTAACAGATTGATCAGATAACAGCCCAGCCCGCACAATCTGCCACATCTAATGAAGAGTGGCATAGTTATTGATAAGAGACAAAGCATTGCTAGTCATATGCGCCACATTCACAACCTTCCCCCTCACCGCCGTCTTCACGCCGCCGGCCATCGTCTTCCCGGCGAACCCGTCCATGCATGTGTCCTCGTCTGTCAGCGCCGCGCTGACCCACGTCTGCGCGTCGCTGATCACGGCCTCGAAGTTCGAGGGCGTGATCCGCTCCATCTCCGCCATCGATTTCTTGATCTGGTCGACCGAGTCGGCCAGCTCCTCCACGCAGTCGCGCATGGCGCCCACCTCCCGGTGCGTCATGCCGGCGGCACGGGAGAGCTTGGCCATgtcggcggaggcggaggcggcggtgtcCAGGCTGGCGGAGAGGGCGGCGTTGGCGAGGAGCTTCGGGTTTTGCTGGATGGCGGCGGCGTGGGCGGAGAGGGAGGTGTAGCAGAGGGAGGGGTAGGCCGTGGCGGAGCACGATGTTCGGATGAACTCCGTGCTCTGCTTTGAGCCGCCGGCGACGCCTCTGCTTTCGCAGCCGGAAAAGATGAGCGCCGCCGTGAGTGTTGCGAGTGCTGAGATggccctccacgtcatcatttttggataagtgtgtgtgtttttgtgtgtgtgtgtgtgagtatTGTTGGTTTTTTTGGTTGTGGGAATATTTTTGGAGAAAAGGGTCTATTTATAGAGAAACTTAGAAGTATCATGTCTTTTACCTGTATTTGAAGTCGGCTCAATAATTTGATAAGGATTCATCTTTCCGTTGCCAA
Encoded proteins:
- the LOC121778134 gene encoding 21 kDa protein-like translates to MMTWRAISALATLTAALIFSGCESRGVAGGSKQSTEFIRTSCSATAYPSLCYTSLSAHAAAIQQNPKLLANAALSASLDTAASASADMAKLSRAAGMTHREVGAMRDCVEELADSVDQIKKSMAEMERITPSNFEAVISDAQTWVSAALTDEDTCMDGFAGKTMAGGVKTAVRGKVVNVAHMTSNALSLINNYATLH